In Candidatus Electrothrix scaldis, the genomic window AACTGAATAGATTGTTTTTTTAAGGCATAAACTTGGTTTAAAAGTACAAAACAAGGAGGCCGTTATGGCTGAAGAACAGATGGAGAGTGTGAACACACAGAAAGGGCCCGACGAGGTGGTTGCCGACAAGCGGGGCTTTCTCCGGTGGGCTGGGGCTGCTTTAGGAGTCGTAGCTGCTGCTGGTTGGACCGGATTGGCGATCACGAAATCCGCCAAAAAATCCGAAGCTGCGAATACCCGTGCCCACTCCGTTGAGGAGGAGTTGCGGCAGCAGCAGATCATGACTGGCAAGAAAATGGTCGTCATGACCCAGGAAGAAAAGCAGAAGATGCTTGACCGTATCCTGCGCAACCATTACCGGACGGTATCCTGAGCGCATTCAGGACGCCATATTAACGGAGGCAATAGACAATGTCGGAAGACAAAAGAAAAAATGACATCGCTGAAGGGCAAGACGACGGGGCAACCAAGGAATCCCGCCGTGATTTCCTGAAAAAGCTGGGTGTTGCAGCAGCTGCAACAACAGTGGCGCCAGCAGCTACGGCGAAAGCAGCCAGCATAGCTGAGCACTTGCAGACGCATTTTGAGATGATGAGCGACTCTCAAAAGGAAAAGGCCATTGCCCGCTTAGAGAAACGCTACAGCGAGCAGTTTGAGAAGCAGGTCACGGTGGCAAATACACCCGCCCCGGATGGAGTGCTATTCGGCTATGCCCTCAATATCTCCAAATGCATCGGCTGTCGCCGCTGTGTTGAGGCTTGTGTCAGAGAAAATAATCAATCCCGTGGTGAAGAAGATACCCGTCATCTCCCGATCCAGTGGATCCGGGTGTTGGAGATGACACGAGGCAATGACACCTTTCAGCTGGAAAACTGGCATAAGGGATCTCCCAGTAGCAGTCCCATAGGTGATTACGGTGTCCAGTCCGGTGGTCATGCCGATAAGGCTGTCGGTATTTCCGGTCACGCAGAGCATTACTATTACCCAGAGCAGGTCCCGGAAGAGAATTCCTTCTATTTTCCGGTACAGTGTCAGCAATGTGAAGACCCGGCCTGTGTCAGGGCTTGTCCTGTCCGTGCGACCTTCCGCGATCCTAACGGAATCGTAGTTATCGATTATAACTGGTGTATCGGTTGTCGTATGTGTCAGTTGGCCTGTCCGTACTGGGCACGCCGGTTCAACTGGGGCGAACCGATTTTGCCCAATGAGGATATGAATCCCAAGACCCATTACCTGGGGAACCGTCCCCGTATGCGCGGGGTCATGGAAAAATGTACCTTTTGTTTACAGAGGGTGAGAGATGGACGCTATCCGGCATGTGTGGAAGCCTGTCCTGTGGGTGCAAGAAAATTCGGCAACCTGCTTGATCCTGAAAGTGAAATAAGGAAGATTTTGGCAAACAAAAAGGTGTTCCGGTTTAAAGAGGATTTCAACACCGAACCAAAATTTTTCTATTACATGGATTAGAGGAGTATTACTGATGACAACGACAACGCAACCCGCTTCAGTTTTTCAGAAGTCGATAGCTTTCTCCCGCGACTTCTGCATGTATACAGTAAAAGGAGGAAAAGTCTATTACAGTTGGCTGCTTTTCCTTTCCTTTTTTGTCCTTGTAGGCCTTGTCACCACCTTTATACAGATGACGACCGGCCTTGTCGTCACCGGAGCCTCAGACCAAATCGTTTGGGAGCTGTTCGTCTCCAACTTTATTCACTGCCCATCTATCGCCTCGGCAGCAGTGCTGGTGGTGACCCCTGCTTATATCTATAAGCGTAAAGATATGAAGCAGCTGGCCGTTATCGGTGAGGCCATTGCCATGGTCTTCGTGATTATCGGTCTCACCTTTATCATATTCCACATGGGGCGACCGGACCGGTCATGGCATGCGATCCCTTTGATAGGTATCTTTAACTTTCCCAGTTCGGTGCTTACCTATGACATCATCGTGCTGAATGTTTACCTCGTTCTTAACGCGGTAGCGGTCTTCTATTATCTGTACAAACACTATGTCGGTCAGCCGCTGAACACCACATTCTATACTCCTCTAATCTGGTTTGCTGTGGCATGGGGGCCGTTCATTCATATCATTACCGCCTTCATCCTCAGCAGCAATGCGCAGATCGCCGTATGGCATTCTGCTCTCATGCCCTTTTCCTTTCTCGCTATGGCAGCTGCCGCTGGACCGGGCTTGGTCATTGTAACACTCTTGGTGATTCGCAAATTCACTAAACTGGAAGTTCAGGACTCGGTTATTGACTTCTTTTCCCAAGTCATTATCTGGGGTGTGGGCCTTCTTATCCTGATGTTTGCGGTAGAGTTTTTTACAGAACTCTATCCTGCCACACATCATGCTGCCCCTCTGGAGTATGCGATTAATGGACATAACGGTATGAACCCCTATGGTCCGTGGTTTTGGTCAATCATGACCATATTTGTGGTGCAGTTCTTCCTGCTGTGCATCAAAAAAGTACGGAAGAGCTATAACTTTATGCTTCCTCTGCTTTGTATTTCAGTCTTTCTGAGCGTTCTGTTTGAAAAACCCTCAGTTTTGATTTTTCCGGCCTTCAGCCCGACCCCCTTGGGTGAGTATGCCATATATCGTCCGACCTTGATTGAAATCTGCAACATTCTGTTCATCTGGGCGGGCGGTTTTATCCTGCTGACTATGGTCCTTAAGGGTGTGGTTGGCGTTTTGGTTGGTGATGTGCAAGATTCCAGTGTAGCTGTGGAAGGAGGTGCAAAATGATTTCAGCGAGAAAACACATGAGAGCAGCGGTTCTCGTCGGCCTTTTCTTCGTAGCGATCAGCGGCCTGATCCTTCATAACATGCCTGGAGAGGCTGTGGCGCAAGAAGATGCGGCACAACATGAGGAGTCTGGCGCAGCAGTACAAGAAGCTCCAGCTGAGGCTACACAAGAAGAGGCAGCAGTAGAGCAAGAAGCTCCAGCTGAGGTTGCGCAAGAAGAGCCAGCAGTAGAGCAAGAAGCTCCAGCGGATGCGGCACCAGCCACCTCTGCTGCGGGAGTTGAGTGCTATGAAAGTAGAAAAGATGCCACCAAGATTTTGCAGGTGCAAAATGCAAACCCCAAATACGGTTATCCCAATGTGAAGTGTTCACCCACCACAGGGGCCGTTCTTTGGTACGGCGATCCCTACACCGGGACTGAGCCTATTGGGGAAATGCCGACATACGGCGATAAGACTGATGGTGACTTTGCTCAGGCTGTGATCAGACCTCGTACGGGGCACCTGAAAACAATCCAGCAGACAAACATGCAGTGCAGTGGCTGTCATCAGGCTCCTCCTCAGCAGACAAATCCTCGTCAGCTGATGATGCACCAGGATATCGTGAGCGACGCGAGCAAGTTACAGCATGGTCGCGGTGCTATCTGGTGTCTTGACTGCCATAATGCTGAAAATCGTGACACCCTTATTGACCAACAAGGCAATGAGGTGAGCTTCAATCAGTCCCAGAAGGTCTGCGGTAGTTGTCACGGTGATCTCTACAGCGACTGGCGCATGGGCCTCCACGGCAAACGCACCGGTGAATGGAAAGTCGGTGGGAAGAAACGCTGGTGGACCTGTACAGAATGCCATAACCCGCATACTGTTCAAGAGCATCGTTTTGATCCGGTTAAACCCGAGCCACCACCTGCTCTGCCTCGTGGTATGAGCAAAGATGACCTCAAGGGTGCTGAGGGCCACGGTGACCACGGCGGCGGTCATTGATTTGCGCAGCAAGTAATCGAAGTAACGAGCTTTAAAAAAGGCTGGAGACAATGTCTCCGGCCTTTTTGTTTTTGAGAGCTGGTGGTGAGAGAGGGAAGGGGGCTCTGTTATCTTAACTCAGAGTAAGGTAGGAGGTTGTCTCTTCTATACAACGGTACCGCAAGAGCATCACGCCCTGTTGGCTTCATCAGCCTTGATTAATGTGGAGATTTTTTCCTCGTTCTTTTCCTGGATGATCTTTTTGAACTCCGCATTAATCAGGCATAACATCTGGGCGATATGTTTCGCTACATTTGCTGGGCGGAGAATCAGGGAGTTGGAACTGCCCGGAGGATTATCCACGCAGGAAAAATGATTGGTTTTATCAGGGGGGCAGCTGATGACCGGGTGGACACTGTGAAATGATAATACCCCGGATAATGCGTCGGTGGCACCGGCTATGGACACAATGATGCTCGGTACGGAAGATTCATTGAGTTCCTTGACGATGTTTTCACAGGCAACAGGTTGCTTGTGGGCTGAACAAATTCTGATGTTTGATTCAATGGTGAATTTTGCTAATTCATCCTGAATCTTTTTGATATGCGGCAGGTCGCTGTCTGATCCGGAGATGATGACGACGTTATACTCTTT contains:
- a CDS encoding 4Fe-4S dicluster domain-containing protein; the protein is MSEDKRKNDIAEGQDDGATKESRRDFLKKLGVAAAATTVAPAATAKAASIAEHLQTHFEMMSDSQKEKAIARLEKRYSEQFEKQVTVANTPAPDGVLFGYALNISKCIGCRRCVEACVRENNQSRGEEDTRHLPIQWIRVLEMTRGNDTFQLENWHKGSPSSSPIGDYGVQSGGHADKAVGISGHAEHYYYPEQVPEENSFYFPVQCQQCEDPACVRACPVRATFRDPNGIVVIDYNWCIGCRMCQLACPYWARRFNWGEPILPNEDMNPKTHYLGNRPRMRGVMEKCTFCLQRVRDGRYPACVEACPVGARKFGNLLDPESEIRKILANKKVFRFKEDFNTEPKFFYYMD
- the nrfD gene encoding NrfD/PsrC family molybdoenzyme membrane anchor subunit, translated to MTTTTQPASVFQKSIAFSRDFCMYTVKGGKVYYSWLLFLSFFVLVGLVTTFIQMTTGLVVTGASDQIVWELFVSNFIHCPSIASAAVLVVTPAYIYKRKDMKQLAVIGEAIAMVFVIIGLTFIIFHMGRPDRSWHAIPLIGIFNFPSSVLTYDIIVLNVYLVLNAVAVFYYLYKHYVGQPLNTTFYTPLIWFAVAWGPFIHIITAFILSSNAQIAVWHSALMPFSFLAMAAAAGPGLVIVTLLVIRKFTKLEVQDSVIDFFSQVIIWGVGLLILMFAVEFFTELYPATHHAAPLEYAINGHNGMNPYGPWFWSIMTIFVVQFFLLCIKKVRKSYNFMLPLLCISVFLSVLFEKPSVLIFPAFSPTPLGEYAIYRPTLIEICNILFIWAGGFILLTMVLKGVVGVLVGDVQDSSVAVEGGAK
- a CDS encoding AIR carboxylase family protein gives rise to the protein MKEYNVVIISGSDSDLPHIKKIQDELAKFTIESNIRICSAHKQPVACENIVKELNESSVPSIIVSIAGATDALSGVLSFHSVHPVISCPPDKTNHFSCVDNPPGSSNSLILRPANVAKHIAQMLCLINAEFKKIIQEKNEEKISTLIKADEANRA